Proteins from one Podospora pseudocomata strain CBS 415.72m chromosome 4, whole genome shotgun sequence genomic window:
- a CDS encoding hypothetical protein (EggNog:ENOG503PX3C): protein MKLSLVAVTVAAAFSSTVLAHSSSPADVNMLEMRAAKGKGKHNKHEHPKHDFRLACVCEPDRCPTFLQGKSLCECKAAHLEGCYLKSQRGCPKPSAKKC from the exons ATGAAGCTCTCATTGGTTGCTGTTAcagttgctgctgccttCTCGTCGACGGTGCTGGCTCACTCGAGCTCACCGGCCGACGTGAACATGCTGGAGATGCGAGCTGCCAAGGGCAAAGGCAAGCACAACAAGCACGAACACCCCAAGCATGACTTTCGTCTGGCTTGTGTTTGCGAGCCCGACCGGTGTCCGACGTTTCTGCAGGGCAAGTCC CTGTGCGAGTGCAAGGCAGCCCACCTCGAGGGATGCTACTTGAAATCGCAGAGAGGATGCCCAAAGCCCTCGGCTAAG AAGTGTTGA
- a CDS encoding hypothetical protein (EggNog:ENOG503NXTR; COG:M), whose amino-acid sequence MWPGYSIDNLPVQPPSGLDDMDNDHYADSVSSSSPSDSPAASSPLTSPDLSEDGFDIDRTPSPLGGREQEAGSPKFTLVIGGLGYIGSHTVLELLREGHNVIIVDNLSNSYQTILDSIKTLTAKHCKANGRRMPLIHFHRLDYRSRSMRFLIESYTDLVMSIDGSGRQRMTYQSRIEGVIHFAAYKSVEESIRRPLQYYQNNVCGLVSLLQQLDKYNIHNFIFSSSATVYGSKANTGEPLRESDLIHHAEERVDESTGERIVTQPSAVGLSCPYARTKYFSEAILADVAAANPAWRIVALRYFNPVGCDPSGLLGENPRGEATNLYPVLTQVLTGQRERLNVFGTDWATRDGTAVRDYIHVLDVARGHISALGWNGDRGGTGFRAFNLGSGTGTTVLEAVRSLEAASKRTVSLDWAGRRPGDVGVCVASTERASKELGWSPRESVAQCASDLWNFVERTLGLQQQQQQSVKV is encoded by the exons ATGTGGCCCGGGTACTCCATCGACAACCTACCTGTTCAACCTCCCAGCGGACTTGACGACATGGACAACGACCACTACGCAGACTCGGTgagctcttcctcgccgtcggACTCACCCGCCGCGAGCTCGCCGCTCACTAGTCCCGACTTGTCTGAGGATGGCTTCGACATTGATCGtaccccatcaccacttGGTGGTCGTGAACAAGAAGCTGGCAGCCCCAAGTTCACCCTCGTCATCGGGGGTCTTGGGTATATCGGATCACACACCGTGTTGGAGCTCCTAAGAGAGGGGCACAATG TCATCATTGTCGAcaacctcagcaacagctaCCAGACCATCCTGGACAGCATCAAGACCTTGACGGCCAAGCACTGCAAGGCCAATGGCAGGAGGATGCCCTTGATCCACTTCCACCGTCTTGACTATCGCAGCCGATCGATGCGGTTCCTCATCGAGAGCTACACGGACCTTGTCATGTCGATcgacggcagcggcaggcAGCGCATGACGTACCAGTCCCGCATCGAGGGGGTGATCCACTTTGCGGCTTACAAGTCGGTCGAGGAGTCGATACGGCGGCCGTTGCAGTACTACCAGAACAACGTCTGCGGGCTCGTATCGCTGCTCCAGCAGCTCGACAAGTACAACATCCACAACTTTATCTTCAGCAGCTCGGCGACCGTGTATGGGTCCAAGGCCAACACGGGCGAGCCGCTGCGGGAGTCGGACCTGATCCACCACGCCGAGGAGCGGGTCGACGAGTCGACGGGCGAGCGCATCGTGACGCAGCCGTCGGCGGTGGGCCTGTCGTGCCCCTACGCGCGGACAAAGTACTTCAGCGAAGCTATTCTTGCAGATGTGGCGGCCGCGAACCCGGCCTGGCGCATCGTGGCACTGCGCTACTTCAACCCCGTTGGCTGCGACCCGTCGGGACTGCTGGGGGAGAACCCGCGGGGGGAGGCGACCAACCTGTACCCCGTGCTGACACAGGTGCTGACGGGGCAGAGGGAAAGGCTAAACGTATTCGGCACAGATTGGGCGACGCGGGACGGCACGGCGGTTCGAGACTACATTCACGTCCTGGACGTGGCGCGGGGCCACATCTCGGCGCTCGGGTGGAACGGCGATCGGGGGGGGACAGGGTTCCGCGCCTTCAATCTCGGGAGCGGCACGGGCACCACTGTGCTCGAAGCAGTCCGGAGCCTCGAGGCCGCATCGAAAAGGACTGTCTCACTGGACTGGGCCGGACGAAGACCAGGAGACGTTGGCGTCTGCGTGGCGTCTACCGAGCGAGCCAGCAAGGAGCTGGGGTGGTCACCGCGGGAGAGCGTCGCCCAGTGCGCATCAGATCTGTGGAACTTTGTCGAGAGGACCTTGGggctgcagcagcagcagcagcagtcagtCAAGGTGTGA